The Acinetobacter chinensis genomic sequence GTTTACCGAATTTTGATGCATTAGGTAAACACGTTTATACCTTGCGTAATCTTGAAGATTCGCAGGCACTTGTCCCTGTATTACAGGCAGGTCGCCGTATTGTTTTAATCGGTGGTGGTGTGATCGGCCTGGAGCTTGCATCTTCTGCGCGTTTTAAAGACTGTCAGGTGACGGTCATTGAAATGGGCAGCATGGTGATGGGACGTTCATCTCCACTCATCTTGAGTGAATTCCTTTTAGCGCAACAACGCCTTTGCGGTGTGGATGTGCGCCTTGAAACCAGGATTGCGGACTGTAAGCTGGAGGGTGAGGAAGTGGTCATCACCCTTGAAGGTGGTGAAGAACTTCGTGCAGATGCTGTCATTTACGGCATCGGGATTATCCCAAATGCGCAGCTGGCTGTGGATGCAGGCTTGAACGTAGACTTTGCGATTCAGGTGAATGAAAACTGCCAGACATCACATCCTGACATTTATGCCGCAGGTGATGTGGCGACTCAGTTGCGTGGCAATGGTCAATATGGTCGTGTGGAAACCTGGGAAAATGCCAACCTCCAGGCTGGGATTTTTGCTCGTCACGTGATGGGTGTAGAGCATCCGACACCAAACCCTGCATGGTTCTGGACAGATCAGCTGGACATCAACTATCAGTTTGCTGGCGATATGTCAGCAAATGAATGGCAGATCCGTGGTGAGATGGATGCAGCCAAAGGAGCCGACAATTCCTTTGTGATGATCGGAGTCAGTGAGGGACAGGTTGTTGCAGGCATTACAGTCAATGCAGCGAAGGAAATGCGTTTCTTAAAGAAAATGATTTCAAAAAATACAGTTTTTGATGCGGACAGACATCTGGATCTGACTGTTGATCTGAAAAAAGTTGTGTAATTGGTTCACGGCACATCTTATGTCGATGATGTGCTGAACTGGCTATTCAAACTGAACCGGTTTTTGGAGGACCCCCGAAAACCGGTTTTTTTACTTTCCATTAACTGGAAACGGTTATGGGTCGGGATACTGTTGAAATGAAATCTTCCTCTGCATTGCCTGTCACAGCAGCTGTTTATGTTCTGCTGATTCTGATCTGGGCGACAACACCGCTTGCCATTGTCTGGAGTGTGCAGGAAGTACATCCAATGTGGGTGCTGATCATCCGTTACTTTGGTGCATCTTTAATTGCTGTGCTGATTTTACTGGTTCTGCGGAATCCTTTGCCTTTTGACCGTATTTCTCTGAAAAGTTATGTCGCGGGTAGTCTGAATCTGATCGGCGCACAATTGTTTATTTATCTGGCAGCGAATTATCTGACATCAGGTCTGATGGCACTGATTTTCGGTTTTTCTCCATTACTTGCCGGTTTAATTGGACACGTTATTTTAAAAACACAGCGTCTGATAGCCCTGCAATGGTTAGGCATGCTGATTGCAACGGCAGGGCTGACTTTTGTCTTTGCGGCATCTGCGGACAGTAAAGTGAACCCGATTGGTATTTTACTGATGCTGATCAGTATGCTGTCCTATATCAGTTCCATTTTCTGGGTTAAACAGATCAATGCACCCCTGAGTGCGATGTCTCAGGCAACGGGTTCTCTACTGGTTTCGGCACTGGGTTCGCTGTTTTTATTGCCTTTTGTATGGCAGCACATGCCTCTCAGTCTGCCAGGAACTCAGACCATCATCGGTTTTCTGTTTACCATGATCATGTCATCCATTGTGGCAATGCTCTGCTATTTCTGGCTGATCAGGAGGCTTAAGCCATCTACGGTGTCCTTAAGCAATGTGATCACCCCCGTTGTTGCACTGGTACTCGGTGCAGGGCTGAATCATGAACAGATCAGCAGTCATGCTTTTATAGGTATTGCTGTAGTCATGCTGGGGATTGTAATGTACTTTTGGGTGGAATGGCGGAAACAGCACCGTTCATGCTGACCGGCTTATGCATGCTGGTGTGATGAGGTCAGTTGCATATGCAGAATGGGAAATGGGTTGCCTGCATCATCTGTCTCTGAGCGTTGATATACTTCAAAACCATGTTTTAAGTAAAATGCGGTCGCTTCAGGATTCTGTTCATTTACATCGACCTGTGTTGCACCCAGTGTCAGTGCATGTTGCAGCAACTGTAAACCTATGCCTTGTCTTCGCAGATCGGGTGCAATAAAAAGCATTTCAATCTTATTTTCAGACAGTCCAATAAAGCCCTGAATCTTATGCTCCTGTTCCACATGAAACAGTGCTACATGCTGAAAATACTGATGGTCAATAATCTGTTGCCTGATTTCTGAAATCTGTCTGTCATTCAGAAAATGATGTGTGGCACGGACGGAAGCCTCCCACAGTTTCAGTAGTTCTGTATGTTGTTCAGATGTAGATGGCACAATGTTCATAATATTTGACTTTAACTGATCGGTTGAATAGAAAAACGCTTGCTGGAAAATGCCCAAAGCAGAGGGATAAGCCAGAATCTGACATAAAAATAAACAATATCTTCAGTCCAGCCTGGTTAATATATTTGAAGGCTCAAATAAAAATCAATGATGAAAATATCCCGCCGTTCAATTCTTTATCAAGGATAACTCCTGGTGTCAGACTCAAATAAAGTAGTTGTTTATGCGGCATTGCTGGGTAATCTTGCGATTGCTCTGGTGAAGTTTGTTGCGGCATATATCACCAACAGTTCAGCCATGCTCAGTGAAGCAGTTCACTCAGTGGTGGATACGCTGAATGAAATCCTGCTGCTGCACGGCATGAAAAAATCT encodes the following:
- the hcaD gene encoding 3-phenylpropionate/cinnamic acid dioxygenase ferredoxin--NAD(+) reductase subunit is translated as MSQNETKTIVIVGAGQAGASAILELRANKYEGNIILVGDETHLPYERPPLSKDVILKPDETRIEILSEQKLTDSGVQHICDNGVVKINAEEKTVELKNGEIIAFDKLLLATGGAARRLPNFDALGKHVYTLRNLEDSQALVPVLQAGRRIVLIGGGVIGLELASSARFKDCQVTVIEMGSMVMGRSSPLILSEFLLAQQRLCGVDVRLETRIADCKLEGEEVVITLEGGEELRADAVIYGIGIIPNAQLAVDAGLNVDFAIQVNENCQTSHPDIYAAGDVATQLRGNGQYGRVETWENANLQAGIFARHVMGVEHPTPNPAWFWTDQLDINYQFAGDMSANEWQIRGEMDAAKGADNSFVMIGVSEGQVVAGITVNAAKEMRFLKKMISKNTVFDADRHLDLTVDLKKVV
- a CDS encoding DMT family transporter, with product MKSSSALPVTAAVYVLLILIWATTPLAIVWSVQEVHPMWVLIIRYFGASLIAVLILLVLRNPLPFDRISLKSYVAGSLNLIGAQLFIYLAANYLTSGLMALIFGFSPLLAGLIGHVILKTQRLIALQWLGMLIATAGLTFVFAASADSKVNPIGILLMLISMLSYISSIFWVKQINAPLSAMSQATGSLLVSALGSLFLLPFVWQHMPLSLPGTQTIIGFLFTMIMSSIVAMLCYFWLIRRLKPSTVSLSNVITPVVALVLGAGLNHEQISSHAFIGIAVVMLGIVMYFWVEWRKQHRSC
- a CDS encoding GNAT family N-acetyltransferase, translated to MNIVPSTSEQHTELLKLWEASVRATHHFLNDRQISEIRQQIIDHQYFQHVALFHVEQEHKIQGFIGLSENKIEMLFIAPDLRRQGIGLQLLQHALTLGATQVDVNEQNPEATAFYLKHGFEVYQRSETDDAGNPFPILHMQLTSSHQHA